One segment of Carya illinoinensis cultivar Pawnee chromosome 1, C.illinoinensisPawnee_v1, whole genome shotgun sequence DNA contains the following:
- the LOC122304530 gene encoding BTB/POZ and TAZ domain-containing protein 4-like isoform X1, whose translation MGKMDSIREVSPVVSEKSVPVAPPLPSPATTIYYQKVLASNGSKLGGYSRVSTATKDLWERLFDEGYRADVTINNDDGGIIYAHASILGMASPVMKGMLKKLKGQGRQRSIAIRGVPHDAVRVFIRFLYSSCYEKEEVEEFVLHLLVLSHAFVVPQLKQECVRQLEQGLLTIENVVDIFQLALLCDAPRLSFICHRMIRRNFTAVSATEGWEAMKQSHPILEKELLGSLIYEENNYLQRQKERIRKLNERKIYLQLYEAMEALVHICRDGCQTIGPHDKDFKANQAPCHYAACKGLEMLVRHFAGCKLRVPGGCVHCKRMWQLLELHSRLCTNSDVCRVPLCRNFKERIRRQSKKDKIMWRILVKKILRTKTIFGAPFFPWEIVSTS comes from the exons ATGGGAAAGATGGACAGCATCCGTGAAGTATCTCCCGTAGTTTCAGAGAAAAGTGTTCCAGTAGCACCTCCATTGCCTAGTCCAGCAACAACCATTTATTATCAGAAGGTATTAGCGAGTAATGGATCGAAGTTAGGAGGATACAGCCGTGTCTCAACAGCAACAAAAGATTTGTGGGAGCGCCTGTTTGATGAAGGTTATCGAGCTGATGTTACCATCAATAATGACGATGGTGGCATCATCTATGCGCATGCTAGCATCCTT GGCATGGCTTCTCCTGTGATGAAAGGCATGTTAAAGAAATTGAAAGGCCAAGGTAGGCAGCGATCAATTGCAATCCGGGGCGTTCCACACGATGCAGTTCGAGTTTTCATTAGATTCTTGTACTCTTCCTG TTATGAGAAAGAAGAAGTGGAGGAATTTGTCTTGCATTTGTTGGTGCTGTCACATGCATTCGTGGTTCCTCAGTTGAAGCAAGAGTGTGTGCGACAACTAGAGCAGGGTTTACTTACCATAGAGAATGTAGTTGACATCTTTCAACTTGCATTACTGTGTGATGCCCCTCGGCTCAGCTTCATATGTCACCGTATGATTCGGAGGAACTTTACAGCTGTTTCTGCTACTGAGGGATGGGAAGCGATGAAGCAAAGCCACCCAATACTAGAAAAGGAACTTTTGGGGTCTCTAATTTATGAAGAAAAT AATTATTTGCAGAGGCAAAAGGAGAGGATCAGAAAATTAAATGAGAGAAAGATTTATTTGCAATTATATGAGGCAATGGAGGCTCTAGTTCATATATGCAGAGACGGTTGTCAGACAATTGGGCCACATGATAAGGATTTTAAAGCTAACCAGGCGCCTTGTCATTATGCAGCCTGTAAGGGACTGGAAATGCTGGTCCGCCATTTTGCTGGTTGCAAGTTGAGAGTCCCTGGTGGCTGCGTTCATTGCAAAAGAATGTGGCAGCTATTGGAGTTGCACTCGAGGCTTTGTACCAATTCTGATGTTTGTAGGGTGCCTTTGTGCAG GAACTTTAAAGAAAGAATCAGGAGACAGAGCAAGAAGGACAAGATTATGTGGAGAATATTggtgaaaaaaatattgagaacaAAGACCATTTTTGGAGCACCATTCTTTCCATGGGAAATTGTCAGCACTTCATGA
- the LOC122304530 gene encoding BTB/POZ and TAZ domain-containing protein 4-like isoform X2, producing MGKMDSIREVSPVVSEKSVPVAPPLPSPATTIYYQKVLASNGSKLGGYSRVSTATKDLWERLFDEGYRADVTINNDDGGIIYAHASILGMASPVMKGMLKKLKGQGRQRSIAIRGVPHDAVRVFIRFLYSSCYEKEEVEEFVLHLLVLSHAFVVPQLKQECVRQLEQGLLTIENVVDIFQLALLCDAPRLSFICHRMIRRNFTAVSATEGWEAMKQSHPILEKELLGSLIYEENRQKERIRKLNERKIYLQLYEAMEALVHICRDGCQTIGPHDKDFKANQAPCHYAACKGLEMLVRHFAGCKLRVPGGCVHCKRMWQLLELHSRLCTNSDVCRVPLCRNFKERIRRQSKKDKIMWRILVKKILRTKTIFGAPFFPWEIVSTS from the exons ATGGGAAAGATGGACAGCATCCGTGAAGTATCTCCCGTAGTTTCAGAGAAAAGTGTTCCAGTAGCACCTCCATTGCCTAGTCCAGCAACAACCATTTATTATCAGAAGGTATTAGCGAGTAATGGATCGAAGTTAGGAGGATACAGCCGTGTCTCAACAGCAACAAAAGATTTGTGGGAGCGCCTGTTTGATGAAGGTTATCGAGCTGATGTTACCATCAATAATGACGATGGTGGCATCATCTATGCGCATGCTAGCATCCTT GGCATGGCTTCTCCTGTGATGAAAGGCATGTTAAAGAAATTGAAAGGCCAAGGTAGGCAGCGATCAATTGCAATCCGGGGCGTTCCACACGATGCAGTTCGAGTTTTCATTAGATTCTTGTACTCTTCCTG TTATGAGAAAGAAGAAGTGGAGGAATTTGTCTTGCATTTGTTGGTGCTGTCACATGCATTCGTGGTTCCTCAGTTGAAGCAAGAGTGTGTGCGACAACTAGAGCAGGGTTTACTTACCATAGAGAATGTAGTTGACATCTTTCAACTTGCATTACTGTGTGATGCCCCTCGGCTCAGCTTCATATGTCACCGTATGATTCGGAGGAACTTTACAGCTGTTTCTGCTACTGAGGGATGGGAAGCGATGAAGCAAAGCCACCCAATACTAGAAAAGGAACTTTTGGGGTCTCTAATTTATGAAGAAAAT AGGCAAAAGGAGAGGATCAGAAAATTAAATGAGAGAAAGATTTATTTGCAATTATATGAGGCAATGGAGGCTCTAGTTCATATATGCAGAGACGGTTGTCAGACAATTGGGCCACATGATAAGGATTTTAAAGCTAACCAGGCGCCTTGTCATTATGCAGCCTGTAAGGGACTGGAAATGCTGGTCCGCCATTTTGCTGGTTGCAAGTTGAGAGTCCCTGGTGGCTGCGTTCATTGCAAAAGAATGTGGCAGCTATTGGAGTTGCACTCGAGGCTTTGTACCAATTCTGATGTTTGTAGGGTGCCTTTGTGCAG GAACTTTAAAGAAAGAATCAGGAGACAGAGCAAGAAGGACAAGATTATGTGGAGAATATTggtgaaaaaaatattgagaacaAAGACCATTTTTGGAGCACCATTCTTTCCATGGGAAATTGTCAGCACTTCATGA
- the LOC122304546 gene encoding formin-like protein 6 — protein sequence MKATHHSLSFFFILLSFAVISDGFAATLNSTSTLVHTLTHRRILHQPLFPVGSAPPPESNPPPPPPPPAPPSDPSTEYPFFHEGGSPPDQIQPPPVSSSNGNTMPIPVATQPAKQTKTVAIAISVGIVTLGMLSALAFFLYRHRAKHPGDSSRKLVGGRSSERFTGENRVPPSEFLYIGTVEPSRSSITEASGANGVGANSNRSPYHKLNSIKRSDRYRPSPELQPLPPLPKPPEVNSPSARSSSDDESHDMAFHSPNCSSISYEETSYYTPSSRTLSYTPYNDNNGGSAQAIPIIPHSKRTSPKSRFSSSSPVKIQSLINQAQPPPPPPPPPQPPSLPLQTQVVETQEAIPYPPVRPKFSSPPPPPNMARLQSISIPSKQVSVTTVPPPPPPPPPPRPPISTPTPPQASRKSLSWTSSPKATSSSENGMTKTTATQRISESERSSCERQLDWDDEKEGIKPKLKPLHWDKVRATSERATVWDQLKSSSFQLNEDMMESLFGCKSANSVPKQPTRKSVLPPVERENRVLDPKKSQNIAILLRALNVTRDEVSEALLDGNPEGLGAELLETLVKMAPTKEEEIKLRDYRGDISKLGSAERFLKAVLDIPFAFKRVEAMLYRANFDTEVTYLRKSFQTLEAASEELKNSRLFFKLLEAVLRTGNRMNVGTNRGDAKAFKLDTLLKLADIKGTDGKTTLLHFVVQEIIRSEGTGSDSTNENVQNKVHLKIEDNFKKQGLQVVAGLSRDLGNVKKAAGMDSDVLSSYVSKLEMGLDKVRLVLQCEKPDMQGRFFNSMKLFLKEAEEEIARIKADEKRALYIVKEVTEYFHGNAAKEEAHPFRIFMIVRDFLGILDQVCKEVGMMQDRTMLGSARSFRISATASLPVLNRYNVNHDRSSDEESSSP from the exons ATGAAAGCAACTCATCATTCTTTGAGcttcttttttattcttctgtCTTTCGCTGTTATCTCTGACGGGTTTGCTGCTACTCTAAATTCTACCAGTACTCTTGTTCACACTCTAACTCACCGGAGAATTCTTCACCAACCATTGTTTCCGGTAGGGTCGGCTCCCCCACCCGAGTCtaatcctcctcctcctcctccaccaccaGCACCACCATCGGACCCCAGCACCGAGTACCCGTTCTTCCACGAAGGCGGGTCTCCCCCGGATCAGATTCAACCGCCACCTGTCTCGTCTTCCAATGGCAACACCATGCCAATCCCGGTGGCAACGCAGCCTGCGAAGCAAACCAAAACCGTCGCGATTGCAATCTCCGTCGGGATTGTCACTCTGGGAATGCTCTCCGCGCTTGCATTCTTCCTCTACCGGCACCGTGCCAAACACCCCGGCGACTCTTCCAGGAAGCTCGTAGGAGGACGCAGTTCCGAGAGGTTCACGGGAGAAAACCGAGTCCCCCCGTCGGAATTCCTTTACATTGGAACCGTGGAACCGAGCCGGAGTTCCATCACAGAGGCCAGCGGAGCCAATGGAGTGGGAGCAAACAGTAACAGGTCCCCTTATCACAAGCTCAATTCGATTAAAAGATCGGATCGGTACCGCCCAAGTCCCGAGTTGCAGCCGTTGCCGCCTTTACCCAAGCCTCCAGAGGTGAATTCCCCGTCAGCCAGGTCCTCGTCCGACGATGAAAGCCACGACATGGCGTTTCATTCGCCCAACTGCTCCTCGATCAGTTACGAAGAAACTAGCTACTATACGCCGAGTTCCCGTACTCTAAGCTATACGCCTTATAACGACAACAATGGCGGATCGGCCCAGGCtattcccatcattccccaTTCCAAAAGAACTTCCCCTAAATCCCGGTTCTCCTCTTCATCTCCGGTCAAGATACAGTCATTAATTAATCAGGCTCAGCCCCCGCCTCCGCCACCGCCCCCGCCTCAGCCTCCATCCTTGCCACTACAGACTCAAGTGGTGGAGACCCAAGAAGCAATTCCATATCCTCCCGTAAGACCAAAGTTTTCGTCACCACCGCCACCACCAAACATGGCTCGACTTCAGTCGATAAGCATCCCATCCAAGCAAGTTTCCGTAACTACAGTTCCGCCTCCGCCCCCGCCTCCTCCCCCGCCTCGGCCTCCGATATCAACGCCAACTCCTCCTCAAGCATCAAGGAAGTCGCTATCCTGGACTTCAAGCCCCAAAGCCACTTCTTCTTCTGAGAATGGGATGACTAAAACTACAGCAACTCAACGAATAAGTGAGAGTGAGAGGAGCTCTTGTGAGAGGCAGCTTGATTGGGATGATGAAAAGGAAGGAATAAAACCGAAGTTGAAGCCCCTGCATTGGGACAAAGTTCGGGCAACCTCAGAACGAGCCACGGTGTGGGACCAGCTCAAATCAAGCTCCTTTCA ATTGAATGAGGACATGATGGAATCTCTTTTCGGCTGCAAATCTGCGAATTCGGTTCCAAAACAGCCTACTAGAAAGTCGGTTCTCCCTCCTGTTGAACGGGAAAACAGGGTGTTAGACCCAAAGAAGTCCCAGAACATCGCTATACTGTTAAGAGCACTGAATGTGACGCGGGACGAGGTGTCCGAAGCTCTTTTAGATG GTAATCCCGAAGGCTTGGGTGCTGAGCTTTTGGAAACACTGGTAAAGATGGCTCCAACTAAGGAGGAAGAGATAAAACTTCGAGACTACCGTGGTGACATCTCAAAACTAGGGTCTGCGGAGCGATTTCTCAAGGCAGTTTTGGATATCCCATTTGCGTTCAAAAGAGTTGAAGCCATGCTGTACAGAGCTAACTTTGATACAGAAGTTACATACCTGAGAAAGTCTTTTCAAACCCTTGAG GCAGCAagtgaagaattgaagaacagtcGATTATTCTTCAAACTCCTTGAAGCTGTTCTCAGGACAGGAAACCGAATGAATGTTGGAACCAATCGTGGTGATGCCAAAGCTTTTAAACTTGACACACTCTTAAAACTTGCAGATATAAAGGGAACAGATGGGAAGACCACATTGCTCCACTTTGTGGTCCAAGAGATTATCAGATCAGAAGGTACCGGCAGTGATTCAACAAATGAGAATGTCCAAAACAAAGTGCATTTAAAAATAGAAGATAATTTCAAGAAACAAGGGCTGCAGGTTGTGGCTGGGTTAAGCAGAGACCTCGGCAATGTCAAGAAAGCAGCAGGAATGGACTCAGATGTCTTGAGCAGCTATGTCTCTAAGCTTGAAATGGGACTTGACAAAGTCAGATTGGTTTTGCAATGTGAGAAGCCAGATATGCAAGGGAGATTCTTCAACTCAATGAAACTATTTCTGAAAGAGGCAGAAGAGGAAATTGCTAGAATCAAGGCTGATGAAAAAAGGGCATTGTATATTGTAAAAGAGGTCACAGAATATTTCCATGGGAATGCTGCAAAGGAAGAAGCTCATCCATTCAGAATTTTCATGATTGTAAGAGATTTTCTTGGCATACTGGATCAAGTGTGCAAGGAAGTCGGGATGATGCAGGATAGAACAATGTTGGGTTCCGCCCGATCCTTTCGGATATCTGCAACTGCTTCACTACCAGTTCTCAATAGGTATAACGTGAATCACGACAGAAGCTCGGATGAAGAAAGCTCGTCTCCTTGA
- the LOC122304549 gene encoding glucan endo-1,3-beta-glucosidase 13-like, with amino-acid sequence MVFAEQMLKMVLLFQLFFICALSRTGAGQESVVYLNLYNTSPEFFQASSHSALPIAVSVGAENLSEVSSSVLMAEMWLRTHVLAHYPASKITTIVVGDTVLCNKGDEHELDFILLSLKNIYHSLKRWGLENEIKVSSAFSSNCLHPYSAFHRGNFGEKVIKPLLQFLQSTNSTYSLNPHPNFSPLSDESVTLVSYHLQSMRKLGFFELKKINVLVNSLKEKKSIRRKLAVTESKFVEPFPARPTPLPEIAQSPLHSSVGFSVPSNVAKNPHPPLSQIASPPSLSFPFAPEMPPVIDPATPPFGFTFPPCNPAPYIAPAPEIGVVQKLWCVAKPSVPAETLQQSMDYACGKGGAACEEIQPNGNCYYPDTVVAHASYAFNSYWQKTKRSGGTCSFGGTAMLINADPSFLHCQFVLS; translated from the exons ATGGTCTTTGCAGAACAAATGTTGAAGATGGTGTTgctctttcaactcttctttATCTGTGCACTTAGTCGAACAG GCGCAGGTCAAGAATCTGTTGTGTATTTAAACCTTTACAACACGAGCCCAGAGTTCTTCCAAGCCTCCTCTCACTCTGCTCTTCCCATTGCTGTCTCTGTGGGTGCTGAAAACCTCAGTGAGGTCTCCAGTAGTGTTTTAATGGCTGAAATGTGGCTCAGGACCCATGTTTTGGCTCACTATCCAGCCTCCAAAATCACCACCATTGTTGTGGGCGACACTGTGCTTTGCAACAAAGGCGACGAACACGAGTTGGATTTCATCCTGCTATCCCTCAAGAACATTTATCACTCTCTTAAAAGGTGGGGTTTGGAGAATGAAATCAAAGTCTCTTCTGCTTTCTCTTCCAACTGTTTGCACCCGTACTCTGCTTTTCACAGAGGTAATTTCGGGGAGAAGGTTATCAAACCTCTGCTACAGTTTCTGCAGAGTACCAACTCGACGTACTCGTTGAACCCTCATCCAAATTTCTCACCTTTGTCAGATGAAAGCGTGACCTTGGTGTCTTATCACTTACAGTCAATGCGAAAGCTTGGATTTTTTGAGCTCAAGAAGATCAATGTGTTGGTCAATAgtctaaaagagaaaaaatccaTACGCAGGAAGCTCGCGGTCACTGAGTCCAAGTTTGTAGAACCATTTCCCGCGAGGCCAACCCCATTACCAGAGATTGCACAATCCCCACTCCATTCCTCTGTTGGCTTTTCTGTTCCTTCCAATGTAGCCAAAAACCCACATCCTCCACTTTCTCAAATAGCTTCACCGCCATCGTTGTCGTTCCCCTTTGCTCCAGAGATGCCTCCAGTCATCGATCCAGCGACTCCGCCTTTCGGTTTCACATTTCCTCCTTGTAATCCTGCTCCTTACATTGCCCCCGCACCAGAGATAGGGGTGGTTCAGAAGCTGTGGTGTGTGGCCAAGCCTAGTGTTCCGGCAGAAACTCTGCAACAGTCAATGGACTATGCTTGTGGAAAAGGCGGTGCTGCTTGTGAGGAGATCCAGCCCAATGGGAACTGTTATTATCCTGATACTGTTGTTGCACATGCTTCTTATGCCTTCAATAGCTACTGGCAGAAGACCAAGAGGAGCGGAGGAACTTGTAGCTTCGGAGGAACTGCTATGTTAATCAATGCTGACCCAA GTTTTCTTCACTGTCAGTTTGTTCTAAGCTAG
- the LOC122304555 gene encoding probable N-acetyltransferase HLS1 isoform X2 codes for MGEENHEIVVREFDRKKDLLGVEDVERRCEVGPSGKLSLFTDLLGDPICRVRNSPAFIMLVAEMSEQKEIVGMIRGCIKTATCGKKLSRNAKNNKELIKPVPVYTKVAYILGLRVSPSHRRLGIGLKLVLRMEEWFRENGAEYSYLATENDNLASVKLFTDKCGYSKFRTPSILVNPVFAHRVRVSDQVTVIQLCPSDAEILYRRRFSTTEFFPRDIDSVLNNKLSLGTFLAVPRGTYTTESFPGSDRFLADPCESWAVMSIWNCKDVFTLEVRGASLAKRTLAKTTRIVDRAFPWLQVPSVPELFKPFGLHFLYGIGGEGTRAVKFVKALCGYAHNLAKARGCGVVAAEVSSREPLRFGIPHWKKLSCAEDLWCIKRLGEDYSDGSVGDWTKSPPGLSIFVDPREF; via the exons ATGGGAGAGGAGAATCACGAGATAGTGGTGAGAGAGTTCGATCGTAAGAAAGACCTTTTGGGAGTGGAAGATGTGGAGAGGAGGTGCGAGGTTGGACCCAGCGGCAAGCTCTCCCTCTTCACCGACCTCCTTGGTGACCCTATTTGCCGGGTCCGCAACTCTCCTGCTTTCATCATGCTG GTGGCTGAGATGAGCGAACAGAAAGAGATAGTTGGCATGATAAGAGGTTGCATCAAAACTGCTACTTGCGGCAAAAAACTCTCCAGGAATGCCAAAAACAACAAGGAACTCATCAAACCCGTCCCTGTCTACACCAAGGTCGCCTACATCCTAGGCCTCCGAGTCTCCCCCTCTCATCG GAGGTTGGGAATAGGTTTAAAGCTGGTGCTTCGAATGGAGGAGTGGTTCAGAGAGAATGGCGCTGAGTATTCTTACTTAGCTACCGAAAACGACAATCTGGCTTCCGTTAAGCTGTTCACCGACAAATGCGGTTACTCCAAGTTCCGTACTCCTTCCATCCTTGTCAACCCCGTGTTCGCTCACCGAGTCCGAGTCTCCGACCAAGTCACCGTCATTCAACTCTGCCCTTCCGACGCCGAAATCCTCTACCGCCGACGCTTCTCCACCACCGAGTTCTTCCCTCGCGACATTGATTCGGTCCTCAACAACAAGCTCAGTCTAGGGACGTTTCTCGCTGTGCCACGTGGGACGTATACGACCGAGTCGTTCCCCGGGTCGGATCGGTTCTTGGCCGATCCGTGCGAGTCGTGGGCTGTTATGAGCATTTGGAACTGTAAGGACGTGTTCACGTTGGAGGTCCGCGGCGCGTCGCTCGCGAAACGAACTCTCGCCAAAACGACCAGGATCGTGGACCGGGCATTTCCATGGCTCCAAGTTCCTTCGGTGCCCGAGCTGTTCAAGCCATTCGGGCTACATTTCTTGTACGGTATCGGAGGGGAAGGCACACGCGCGGTGAAGTTCGTGAAGGCGTTATGCGGTTACGCTCACAACCTGGCGAAAGCGCGTGGGTGTGGGGTTGTGGCCGCGGAGGTGTCAAGTCGCGAACCGCTCAGATTTGGAATTCCCCACTGGAAAAAGCTATCGTGTGCCGAGGACTTGTGGTGCATCAAGCGGCTCGGGGAGGACTATAGTGATGGCTCAGTCGGTGACTGGACCAAATCACCACCTGGCTTGTCCATTTTTGTCGACCCGAGAGAGTTCTAA
- the LOC122304555 gene encoding probable N-acetyltransferase HLS1 isoform X1 has protein sequence MGEENHEIVVREFDRKKDLLGVEDVERRCEVGPSGKLSLFTDLLGDPICRVRNSPAFIMLVAEMSEQKEIVGMIRGCIKTATCGKKLSRNAKNNKELIKPVPVYTKVAYILGLRVSPSHRRRLGIGLKLVLRMEEWFRENGAEYSYLATENDNLASVKLFTDKCGYSKFRTPSILVNPVFAHRVRVSDQVTVIQLCPSDAEILYRRRFSTTEFFPRDIDSVLNNKLSLGTFLAVPRGTYTTESFPGSDRFLADPCESWAVMSIWNCKDVFTLEVRGASLAKRTLAKTTRIVDRAFPWLQVPSVPELFKPFGLHFLYGIGGEGTRAVKFVKALCGYAHNLAKARGCGVVAAEVSSREPLRFGIPHWKKLSCAEDLWCIKRLGEDYSDGSVGDWTKSPPGLSIFVDPREF, from the exons ATGGGAGAGGAGAATCACGAGATAGTGGTGAGAGAGTTCGATCGTAAGAAAGACCTTTTGGGAGTGGAAGATGTGGAGAGGAGGTGCGAGGTTGGACCCAGCGGCAAGCTCTCCCTCTTCACCGACCTCCTTGGTGACCCTATTTGCCGGGTCCGCAACTCTCCTGCTTTCATCATGCTG GTGGCTGAGATGAGCGAACAGAAAGAGATAGTTGGCATGATAAGAGGTTGCATCAAAACTGCTACTTGCGGCAAAAAACTCTCCAGGAATGCCAAAAACAACAAGGAACTCATCAAACCCGTCCCTGTCTACACCAAGGTCGCCTACATCCTAGGCCTCCGAGTCTCCCCCTCTCATCG CAGGAGGTTGGGAATAGGTTTAAAGCTGGTGCTTCGAATGGAGGAGTGGTTCAGAGAGAATGGCGCTGAGTATTCTTACTTAGCTACCGAAAACGACAATCTGGCTTCCGTTAAGCTGTTCACCGACAAATGCGGTTACTCCAAGTTCCGTACTCCTTCCATCCTTGTCAACCCCGTGTTCGCTCACCGAGTCCGAGTCTCCGACCAAGTCACCGTCATTCAACTCTGCCCTTCCGACGCCGAAATCCTCTACCGCCGACGCTTCTCCACCACCGAGTTCTTCCCTCGCGACATTGATTCGGTCCTCAACAACAAGCTCAGTCTAGGGACGTTTCTCGCTGTGCCACGTGGGACGTATACGACCGAGTCGTTCCCCGGGTCGGATCGGTTCTTGGCCGATCCGTGCGAGTCGTGGGCTGTTATGAGCATTTGGAACTGTAAGGACGTGTTCACGTTGGAGGTCCGCGGCGCGTCGCTCGCGAAACGAACTCTCGCCAAAACGACCAGGATCGTGGACCGGGCATTTCCATGGCTCCAAGTTCCTTCGGTGCCCGAGCTGTTCAAGCCATTCGGGCTACATTTCTTGTACGGTATCGGAGGGGAAGGCACACGCGCGGTGAAGTTCGTGAAGGCGTTATGCGGTTACGCTCACAACCTGGCGAAAGCGCGTGGGTGTGGGGTTGTGGCCGCGGAGGTGTCAAGTCGCGAACCGCTCAGATTTGGAATTCCCCACTGGAAAAAGCTATCGTGTGCCGAGGACTTGTGGTGCATCAAGCGGCTCGGGGAGGACTATAGTGATGGCTCAGTCGGTGACTGGACCAAATCACCACCTGGCTTGTCCATTTTTGTCGACCCGAGAGAGTTCTAA